From one Peredibacter starrii genomic stretch:
- a CDS encoding 6-pyruvoyl trahydropterin synthase family protein translates to MSLPFSIKVYKQYFNFASSHFMIFENGTREPLHGHNYRVQVRGEAPSLEGDMVFDFLDIKPIVREVCDSLDHKLLIPKDNKHLKIYTDRKNYVIETPDESHFSIPQSDVLLLPILNTSAERIAVYICDEIRKKVTQKFGFAFNSFEVEVEETPGQSAVYLHRE, encoded by the coding sequence TTGAGTCTTCCATTTTCGATTAAAGTTTATAAGCAATACTTTAATTTTGCATCTTCGCACTTCATGATTTTTGAGAACGGGACCCGTGAGCCTCTTCATGGTCACAATTACCGTGTTCAAGTTCGTGGCGAAGCTCCTTCTCTTGAAGGTGACATGGTTTTCGATTTCCTGGACATTAAACCGATCGTTCGTGAAGTTTGTGATTCCCTTGATCACAAGCTTTTGATTCCAAAAGATAACAAGCATCTGAAAATTTATACGGACAGAAAGAATTACGTCATTGAAACACCTGACGAAAGCCACTTCTCTATTCCACAATCAGATGTGCTTTTACTGCCGATTTTAAATACATCTGCAGAAAGAATCGCGGTCTATATCTGTGATGAAATTCGTAAAAAAGTGACGCAAAAATTTGGTTTTGCCTTTAATAGTTTTGAAGTGGAGGTTGAAGAGACACCGGGTCAGTCCGCTGTGTATCTTCATAGAGAGTAA
- a CDS encoding ribonuclease H family protein, with product MKKKQLRALNSLEKWLLKEVPSQEILKEAFKTIRGALESLPEEIDEIPAGLPVPAEIASEPQTIALYSDGGCRGNPGPGAFAYVVQNHQGEVLAEGVEFEAHTTNNKMELSGPIRGLSELKDILPESRLTKIKVITDSKYVVDGMKSWVAGWKSRGWKKADGKAPENLELWQELDRVKDSFLQVEWAWVKGHGGHPQNEYCDKKANEAMDANLS from the coding sequence ATGAAGAAAAAACAGCTCCGCGCCCTGAATTCCCTCGAGAAGTGGCTTTTAAAAGAAGTTCCGAGTCAGGAAATACTAAAAGAGGCCTTCAAAACCATCCGTGGTGCTCTGGAAAGTCTACCCGAGGAAATTGATGAAATTCCTGCGGGATTACCGGTCCCGGCCGAAATTGCAAGTGAGCCTCAAACGATTGCTCTCTATTCAGATGGCGGATGTCGTGGAAATCCGGGTCCGGGTGCATTTGCATACGTCGTACAAAATCACCAAGGTGAAGTTCTTGCAGAAGGTGTGGAGTTTGAAGCTCACACCACAAATAATAAGATGGAGCTCTCGGGCCCGATTCGTGGTCTTTCAGAGTTAAAGGATATTCTTCCTGAATCACGTCTTACAAAAATCAAGGTCATCACTGATTCAAAATATGTTGTGGACGGAATGAAGAGTTGGGTCGCAGGCTGGAAGTCTCGTGGTTGGAAAAAGGCCGATGGTAAAGCGCCAGAGAATCTTGAGCTTTGGCAGGAGCTTGATCGAGTGAAAGATTCATTCCTGCAAGTAGAATGGGCCTGGGTAAAAGGTCATGGCGGACATCCGCAAAACGAATACTGTGATAAGAAGGCCAATGAGGCGATGGATGCGAATCTTTCTTAG
- a CDS encoding iron chelate uptake ABC transporter family permease subunit, with amino-acid sequence MDYLIPRFLCAFLSGAILSQTGSLIQMGTRNILASPSTLGFDGLSILWILILHSILLLTGYEHPVTVLFLFGVPVFALVGLFFSKFIGQSKNIERLILLGLTFNLLVGAVFSLWQFLFLAFNLPFPVELWFGHFRFANIEALGILIVLELLILLGWWRLSKEFLLFSLGKNLASNWKLEEKLVYKFLFLTVAIGTFTVISLFGAFSFMGLVFPILARKLWFKKFDLAGEFLIGGFANGLLLMAIDSACYYFPIFGAEIPVGLIATAVGALSLIFLLWSSYRPMEIVAKTKK; translated from the coding sequence GTGGACTATCTAATTCCAAGATTTCTCTGTGCTTTTTTATCAGGCGCCATTCTTTCCCAGACGGGAAGTTTGATTCAAATGGGAACCAGAAATATTCTGGCGAGCCCTTCAACCCTTGGCTTTGATGGATTAAGTATTCTCTGGATTCTAATCCTTCATTCAATTCTATTGCTGACGGGTTATGAGCATCCAGTGACAGTATTGTTTCTTTTCGGAGTTCCGGTCTTTGCTCTCGTAGGACTCTTCTTTTCTAAATTTATCGGACAATCAAAAAATATTGAGCGACTGATTCTTTTGGGTCTTACCTTTAACTTGTTGGTAGGGGCAGTCTTCTCGTTATGGCAGTTTTTGTTCCTGGCCTTTAATCTTCCGTTTCCGGTTGAGCTTTGGTTTGGTCATTTTCGTTTTGCGAACATTGAGGCCCTGGGAATTTTAATTGTTTTGGAACTTTTGATTCTCTTAGGGTGGTGGAGATTATCTAAAGAATTTTTATTATTTTCTCTGGGTAAGAACCTGGCGTCGAATTGGAAATTAGAGGAGAAACTCGTCTATAAGTTTCTATTTCTGACAGTGGCAATCGGAACATTTACCGTGATAAGTCTCTTTGGAGCATTCTCATTCATGGGCCTAGTGTTTCCCATTCTCGCCCGTAAGCTTTGGTTTAAAAAATTCGATCTTGCAGGAGAGTTTTTGATTGGTGGGTTTGCCAATGGACTATTACTCATGGCGATTGATTCCGCTTGTTACTACTTCCCGATCTTCGGGGCAGAAATTCCGGTAGGGCTGATAGCAACTGCTGTAGGTGCGCTGAGTCTTATTTTCCTTTTATGGAGTTCATACAGACCCATGGAAATTGTGGCAAAGACTAAAAAATAA
- a CDS encoding 2'-5' RNA ligase family protein, with amino-acid sequence MNSKLFVGLTFFSDNSFAKNIESFRSRFDSKYQTNPDLHLPIVAPFEIEVTEVKKLKQELVEELESFYFENTAHHVLGFSGLDVQEHKKNKILYLKPTIEEELSLCQESLVSICKSYITDREKKIKDSKKTFLTIGRFNDPLELHASIDLAQKEFQEFTALPYQSICLFSKNNGIWYREADLISFDRPTNAFLHSTNISI; translated from the coding sequence TTGAACTCTAAGCTATTTGTCGGTTTAACTTTTTTCTCTGACAACTCTTTCGCTAAAAATATCGAAAGTTTTCGTTCGCGTTTTGATTCCAAATATCAAACCAATCCTGATTTGCATTTGCCGATCGTGGCCCCATTTGAAATTGAGGTCACTGAAGTTAAGAAGCTAAAGCAGGAGCTGGTAGAAGAGTTAGAATCTTTCTATTTCGAGAACACTGCTCATCACGTTTTGGGCTTTTCCGGTTTGGATGTTCAAGAGCACAAGAAGAATAAAATTCTTTATTTAAAACCAACCATCGAAGAAGAACTATCACTCTGTCAGGAGTCGTTGGTTTCAATTTGTAAGTCTTATATCACTGACCGTGAGAAGAAGATCAAAGACTCTAAAAAAACTTTTCTTACGATTGGCCGATTCAATGATCCTCTGGAGCTGCATGCTTCGATTGATCTTGCTCAAAAAGAATTTCAAGAATTCACCGCTCTACCTTACCAGTCCATTTGTCTTTTCTCGAAGAACAATGGCATTTGGTATAGAGAGGCAGATTTGATCAGTTTCGACCGTCCTACGAACGCCTTTTTGCATTCAACCAATATTTCCATATAA
- a CDS encoding cupredoxin domain-containing protein, which yields MKLFLFSILLSTQLFAAENKTPPLREVAVIVTKEGYYPKSLSVFEGEKVKFYVTSTVEEPHCLIVESHKVFLAANKGKVTEAEAVFDKAGEFAFYCPSSKNDGKIVVLKKVVPKREVASEKGDGMLWTPKEY from the coding sequence ATGAAGCTCTTCCTTTTTTCTATTCTACTTTCTACTCAGCTCTTCGCTGCTGAAAACAAGACACCACCCCTGCGTGAAGTGGCCGTTATTGTGACTAAAGAGGGTTATTACCCAAAGTCTCTTTCAGTTTTTGAAGGCGAAAAGGTGAAGTTTTATGTGACTTCAACGGTGGAAGAACCTCATTGTTTAATCGTGGAATCTCATAAAGTGTTCCTGGCCGCCAATAAAGGCAAGGTCACTGAGGCAGAGGCGGTCTTTGATAAGGCCGGAGAATTTGCCTTTTATTGTCCAAGTTCAAAAAATGACGGAAAAATAGTGGTTTTAAAGAAAGTTGTGCCGAAGAGAGAAGTGGCCTCAGAAAAAGGGGACGGCATGCTTTGGACCCCAAAAGAGTATTAG
- a CDS encoding acyl-CoA thioesterase has protein sequence MNENTQFEYEVLIREFHLDSFGHVNNAAYVQLYEEARWDFITKNGFGLDYVQKHQIGPVILDLQVRFKRELKNRETIKILSRTLEIVSPKIMVLEQSMIKADGKVASEATFTVGFFDMKERKLISANEDWLKACGVKLK, from the coding sequence ATGAACGAAAATACCCAATTTGAGTACGAGGTGCTCATCCGCGAATTTCACCTCGACAGTTTCGGCCACGTAAACAACGCTGCCTATGTGCAGTTGTATGAAGAGGCCCGCTGGGACTTTATCACTAAAAATGGATTCGGATTAGATTACGTGCAAAAGCACCAGATAGGTCCTGTTATCCTCGACCTTCAAGTGCGCTTTAAACGCGAATTAAAGAACCGTGAGACCATCAAGATTCTTTCTCGTACCCTCGAAATTGTAAGCCCTAAAATCATGGTGCTTGAGCAGTCGATGATCAAGGCCGACGGAAAGGTCGCTTCTGAGGCCACATTTACCGTGGGCTTCTTCGATATGAAAGAACGGAAGTTGATTTCTGCTAATGAAGATTGGTTAAAAGCTTGTGGAGTTAAGTTAAAATAA
- a CDS encoding ATP-binding cassette domain-containing protein, translating to MYKFKITDPHFLPHCACDVELTVSPGEVVTLVGENGLGKSTLMNRLWQTYAHDMTYVEQKPLDLFYDRPLRKIKDVLLKSRADKIDKEFFASLWKRFGLEQKETRLHSSLSGGEGQALKISLALAQMSQCYLLDEPSQFLDVNMKQVLSAVVSELQAKQKSIVLVEHDKEWIRHSRFVQLGVVDETLKEVKSWTI from the coding sequence ATGTATAAATTCAAAATCACTGATCCTCATTTTTTGCCTCATTGTGCTTGTGATGTCGAGCTAACGGTTTCTCCTGGGGAAGTAGTGACTTTAGTGGGGGAGAACGGGCTTGGTAAATCCACCCTCATGAATCGCCTGTGGCAAACTTATGCCCATGACATGACCTACGTTGAACAAAAACCGTTGGATCTTTTTTACGATCGTCCGCTTAGAAAAATTAAAGATGTTTTATTAAAATCTCGGGCCGATAAAATTGATAAAGAGTTTTTCGCTTCACTCTGGAAGCGTTTTGGCCTCGAACAAAAAGAGACTCGCTTGCATTCTTCGCTCTCTGGAGGAGAAGGTCAGGCGCTAAAAATCTCTTTGGCGCTGGCACAAATGTCTCAATGCTATTTACTCGATGAGCCTTCGCAGTTTCTCGATGTGAATATGAAGCAAGTATTGAGTGCTGTCGTAAGTGAACTCCAAGCGAAGCAGAAGTCCATTGTTTTGGTTGAGCATGATAAGGAGTGGATTCGTCATTCTCGTTTTGTTCAATTGGGAGTTGTGGATGAGACTTTGAAAGAGGTGAAATCGTGGACTATCTAA
- a CDS encoding M48 family metalloprotease, which translates to MTNKLIMGLSLMILLVSCAKTSDRYREGNNEGQQVALTVDEEKKLTKEALPEMMKEYPAAENKEIQAYINRLGQKLVNANRLNNNPYTYTFTVVDVQAVNAFAMPAGSVFITAPIIAMADSEAEIAGVLGHEIGHVTARHTAERMYIAKKEQTKTWVFGGVGAALGGAAGYMLSKKLCAPKDTACLAKYTAYGAGGGAVGGLMVQKFVFMKNSQEDELESDRVGFRYATVAGYDKTKIGDFYSKLASMEKEAKKGQNAAMVWLSDAMASHPNSNERVKQAKEMEMKMTTSGGIGSTEEFQRMKKIAQDMVAANKAKTKK; encoded by the coding sequence ATGACAAATAAGCTAATCATGGGACTTTCCCTGATGATTCTTTTGGTTTCTTGCGCCAAGACATCAGATCGCTACCGCGAAGGAAATAACGAGGGCCAACAAGTGGCCTTAACTGTTGATGAAGAAAAGAAGTTAACCAAGGAGGCCCTGCCGGAAATGATGAAAGAATATCCAGCGGCCGAAAATAAAGAGATCCAGGCCTACATCAATCGCTTGGGTCAGAAGCTCGTTAATGCTAATCGCTTAAATAACAACCCATACACTTACACTTTCACAGTGGTTGATGTGCAAGCGGTGAACGCGTTTGCAATGCCGGCAGGAAGTGTCTTTATCACTGCACCTATTATTGCGATGGCCGATTCTGAAGCGGAAATCGCAGGCGTATTAGGACATGAGATTGGCCACGTGACTGCTCGCCATACAGCTGAGCGCATGTATATAGCAAAGAAGGAACAAACGAAAACTTGGGTGTTCGGTGGAGTTGGTGCTGCTCTTGGTGGAGCTGCCGGCTATATGCTTAGTAAAAAACTTTGCGCTCCAAAAGACACTGCCTGTTTGGCGAAGTACACCGCCTATGGTGCAGGTGGTGGTGCAGTTGGTGGATTAATGGTTCAGAAGTTTGTCTTCATGAAAAACTCTCAGGAAGATGAATTAGAATCAGATCGCGTGGGCTTCAGATACGCAACTGTGGCCGGTTACGATAAAACGAAGATTGGCGACTTCTACTCAAAACTTGCTTCAATGGAAAAAGAAGCGAAGAAAGGTCAGAACGCTGCGATGGTTTGGTTATCAGATGCCATGGCCTCACACCCGAATTCAAATGAGCGCGTGAAGCAGGCAAAAGAAATGGAAATGAAAATGACTACGTCTGGAGGAATCGGTTCAACTGAAGAATTTCAACGTATGAAAAAGATCGCTCAGGATATGGTTGCTGCAAATAAAGCAAAAACTAAAAAATAG
- a CDS encoding ferredoxin: protein MSSSLIAMGVAIFLVINLVVGLAGLSLLFGTFETLFGKPKLTLLRSTKSGNFFAFGFKWNSAKEPAALDTIRIRLFNPFGSPTQVEVSKPFDAKKTSFATEVDMGPGFIDLLGAKNFDLAMVQIEVVSSTDGVVFQFDMKGPKFKKLVTEAHLTVDQFVADHKLDVVKKSQPPIDVPIRSFIADTVPGKGSQLAIATNPAFAAQFGGAAAGGAAAAGGAAAPAAENFKIAKVWIEPGCIVCNACEDIYKEVFEVLADTCIIRPGAPLDDGLRIQEAAEACPVEVIKFTKAS from the coding sequence GTGTCATCTAGCTTAATCGCCATGGGCGTTGCTATTTTTCTGGTAATCAACCTTGTTGTTGGTTTGGCCGGTTTAAGTTTATTGTTCGGGACTTTCGAGACTTTGTTCGGAAAGCCTAAGCTAACACTTTTAAGATCTACAAAGAGCGGTAACTTCTTCGCTTTCGGATTCAAGTGGAATTCAGCGAAAGAGCCAGCTGCACTAGACACTATTCGCATTCGCTTGTTCAACCCGTTCGGTAGCCCGACTCAGGTTGAAGTATCAAAGCCATTCGATGCTAAGAAAACTTCTTTCGCTACTGAAGTAGATATGGGACCTGGTTTCATCGATCTACTAGGCGCTAAGAACTTTGACCTAGCTATGGTTCAGATTGAAGTTGTTTCTTCAACTGACGGCGTGGTTTTCCAGTTCGATATGAAAGGCCCTAAGTTCAAGAAGCTTGTGACTGAAGCTCATCTAACTGTTGATCAGTTTGTTGCTGATCACAAACTAGATGTTGTGAAAAAATCTCAACCACCAATCGATGTACCTATCCGTTCATTCATTGCTGATACAGTTCCAGGAAAAGGTTCACAACTTGCAATCGCTACGAACCCAGCTTTTGCTGCTCAGTTCGGTGGTGCTGCTGCAGGTGGCGCGGCCGCTGCTGGCGGAGCTGCTGCTCCTGCTGCTGAGAACTTCAAAATCGCCAAGGTTTGGATTGAGCCAGGTTGTATCGTTTGTAACGCTTGCGAAGACATCTATAAGGAAGTGTTCGAGGTTCTTGCTGATACATGTATCATCCGTCCAGGAGCTCCTCTTGATGACGGTCTAAGGATCCAGGAAGCTGCTGAAGCTTGTCCGGTTGAAGTCATCAAATTTACAAAAGCATCATAA
- a CDS encoding FKBP-type peptidyl-prolyl cis-trans isomerase: MKNTWVLLSLLVSVLVLSACSKNDPKKISLESEDDKTFYAMGYMLGGNLQRLSLSDKELAALYKGVAMAAKNEKSEVDMAVYQNRIQEVFKARMDKVAAKEKEAGKAFIEKFIKDEGATKTESGLAYKVIKEGTGATPTAEDVVEVHYHGTLADGTVFDSSVERGKTISFPLNRVIKGWTEGLQTMKEGGKTKFVIPSDLAYGEAGAPPKIPGGATLVFEVELFKVTKAADANKPAAPAPKKK, translated from the coding sequence ATGAAAAACACGTGGGTTTTATTAAGCCTTTTAGTTTCTGTTCTAGTTCTCTCTGCTTGTTCTAAAAATGATCCAAAGAAAATTTCCCTTGAGTCTGAAGACGATAAAACGTTCTACGCTATGGGATACATGCTTGGTGGTAACCTTCAACGTCTAAGCCTTTCTGATAAAGAGCTTGCTGCTCTTTACAAAGGTGTTGCAATGGCCGCTAAGAACGAAAAGTCTGAAGTAGACATGGCCGTTTATCAGAACCGTATCCAAGAAGTTTTCAAAGCTCGTATGGATAAAGTTGCTGCTAAAGAAAAAGAAGCTGGTAAAGCTTTCATCGAAAAGTTCATCAAAGATGAAGGTGCTACTAAGACTGAATCAGGTCTAGCTTATAAAGTAATCAAAGAAGGTACTGGTGCTACTCCAACTGCTGAAGACGTTGTTGAAGTTCACTACCACGGTACACTTGCTGACGGTACAGTTTTCGATTCATCAGTTGAGCGCGGTAAGACAATCTCTTTCCCACTTAACCGTGTAATCAAAGGTTGGACTGAAGGTCTACAAACTATGAAAGAAGGCGGAAAAACTAAGTTCGTAATTCCTTCTGACCTAGCTTACGGCGAAGCTGGTGCTCCTCCGAAAATCCCTGGTGGCGCAACTCTAGTTTTCGAAGTTGAGCTTTTCAAAGTTACAAAAGCTGCTGACGCTAACAAGCCAGCTGCTCCAGCTCCAAAGAAAAAGTAA
- the eno gene encoding phosphopyruvate hydratase produces the protein MSTIKKIHARQILDSRGNPTVEVDVTTDRGFVGRASVPSGASTGSREALELRDGDKTHYMGKGVLTAVKNVNELIAPKLIGKSVFDQRAIDNLMLEIDGTENKAKLGANAILGVSMAVCRAGALEKGKPLYQYLFEDLKVPNPVGKLRLPTPLMNIINGGAHASNNLDIQEFMIVPHMKKSFSENFRAGVEVFHNLKKVLSDKGYSTNVGDEGGFAPDLKSHDEAIECILTAIQKAGYRPGVDISLSLDCAASEFYKDGKYEMQGKTYTSDEMIPYYEHMTKIAPIYSIEDGFDESDQKGFINFQAKLGSKLVNVGDDLFVTNAKILKRGIDNKEANAILVKVNQIGSLSETFDTLKLAYDNGFKAIISHRSGETADAFIADLAVASGSGHIKTGSASRSDRMEKYNQLLRIEEELGQSAQFDPVK, from the coding sequence ATGAGTACTATTAAAAAGATTCATGCGCGACAAATTCTGGATTCACGTGGAAATCCAACAGTTGAAGTTGATGTAACAACAGACAGAGGATTTGTAGGTCGTGCTTCAGTACCATCTGGTGCATCTACTGGTAGCCGTGAAGCTCTTGAGCTTCGTGACGGTGATAAAACTCACTATATGGGTAAAGGCGTTTTAACTGCGGTTAAAAACGTAAATGAACTGATTGCCCCAAAACTAATCGGCAAAAGCGTTTTCGATCAGCGTGCGATTGATAATCTCATGCTGGAAATCGATGGCACTGAAAATAAAGCAAAACTTGGTGCGAACGCGATCCTTGGTGTTTCAATGGCCGTTTGTCGTGCCGGCGCACTCGAAAAAGGTAAGCCTCTTTATCAATACCTTTTCGAAGATCTTAAAGTTCCAAATCCAGTTGGGAAACTTCGTCTTCCAACTCCACTCATGAACATCATTAACGGTGGAGCTCACGCTTCTAACAATCTTGATATCCAGGAATTCATGATTGTCCCTCACATGAAAAAATCATTCTCTGAAAACTTCCGCGCAGGTGTTGAAGTTTTCCATAACCTTAAAAAAGTTCTTTCAGATAAAGGTTATTCAACAAACGTTGGTGATGAAGGTGGATTCGCTCCGGATCTTAAATCTCATGACGAAGCGATTGAATGTATTCTTACTGCCATTCAGAAGGCCGGTTATAGGCCAGGTGTAGATATTTCTCTTTCACTAGACTGTGCTGCTTCTGAGTTCTACAAAGACGGCAAGTACGAAATGCAAGGTAAGACTTACACTTCTGACGAAATGATTCCTTACTATGAGCACATGACAAAAATTGCTCCAATCTATTCAATCGAAGATGGTTTCGATGAATCAGATCAAAAGGGCTTCATTAATTTCCAGGCGAAGCTTGGTTCAAAACTAGTCAACGTAGGGGATGACCTGTTTGTAACAAACGCTAAAATCCTTAAGCGTGGTATCGATAATAAAGAGGCCAATGCCATTTTAGTGAAAGTGAATCAGATCGGCTCTCTTTCTGAGACATTCGATACTTTGAAACTTGCTTACGATAATGGTTTTAAAGCGATCATCTCTCACCGTTCAGGTGAAACAGCTGATGCTTTCATCGCTGACCTGGCAGTCGCTTCAGGCTCGGGCCACATCAAAACTGGTTCTGCTTCTCGTTCAGATCGAATGGAGAAATATAATCAACTTCTTCGCATTGAAGAGGAATTGGGCCAGAGCGCGCAATTTGATCCAGTAAAATAA
- a CDS encoding M14 family murein peptide amidase A produces MIFSELDSGESVEGHPIPVFKTDIKASKYLYLIGGVHGDEVEGVYVLKELFQWLKLEHSLKDLPMIVIPILNVDGYKNQTRVNAHSVDLNRNLPTKDWSGVFKEARYNPGAKALSEPENQFLVKLMDKYKPGFILSFHTWKPILNYNGDCKDVAEYLHGFNKYEMASDIGYPTPGSLGTFAVEKYQSPVLTFECPELKKHRDSLKEIWKENEEGLKGFFQTDLIKQKLS; encoded by the coding sequence ATGATTTTTTCTGAACTTGATAGTGGCGAATCAGTAGAAGGCCATCCGATTCCTGTTTTTAAAACGGACATCAAAGCTTCAAAGTATCTCTATCTTATTGGTGGAGTGCACGGTGATGAAGTGGAAGGTGTATACGTTCTGAAAGAACTTTTTCAGTGGTTAAAACTTGAACACTCACTGAAAGATCTTCCGATGATCGTAATTCCTATCCTGAACGTTGATGGTTATAAAAATCAAACTCGTGTAAATGCACACTCAGTTGATCTTAACCGCAATCTTCCAACAAAAGATTGGTCAGGTGTATTCAAAGAAGCTCGCTACAATCCAGGAGCTAAAGCGCTTTCTGAACCGGAAAACCAATTTCTGGTTAAGCTCATGGATAAGTACAAGCCAGGATTTATTCTTTCATTCCATACATGGAAACCGATCCTGAACTATAACGGTGACTGTAAGGACGTTGCTGAATATTTGCATGGCTTTAATAAATACGAAATGGCCTCTGATATTGGATATCCAACTCCAGGTTCATTAGGAACGTTCGCGGTTGAGAAGTATCAATCTCCAGTTTTAACATTTGAATGTCCTGAATTGAAAAAACACAGAGATAGCTTGAAAGAGATCTGGAAAGAAAATGAAGAAGGCCTAAAAGGCTTTTTCCAGACTGATCTAATCAAGCAAAAATTGTCCTAG
- a CDS encoding NGG1p interacting factor NIF3: MFFIAFYVPEDHAEKVKEAMFLAGAGTIGNYRRCSFEYKGVGQFEPLAGSDPFIGKVGDVERVPELKVEMVCAEGHLAAAISALKMSHPYETPAYHVIKTVGI; this comes from the coding sequence ATGTTTTTCATCGCGTTTTATGTTCCCGAAGATCACGCAGAGAAGGTGAAAGAAGCTATGTTCCTGGCAGGTGCAGGAACAATTGGTAACTATCGTCGATGTTCCTTTGAATACAAAGGAGTAGGCCAGTTTGAGCCACTCGCAGGAAGTGATCCTTTCATCGGAAAAGTTGGTGATGTCGAACGTGTTCCAGAACTCAAAGTGGAAATGGTTTGTGCAGAAGGACATCTAGCCGCAGCAATTTCGGCTTTAAAGATGTCACATCCGTACGAAACTCCCGCTTATCACGTGATAAAAACAGTCGGGATTTAA
- a CDS encoding CpaF family protein has protein sequence MSSVFQDAISTLLAPIGDLLKDPSISEVMINGPFDIFIERKGLVYRVPNKFPDDESLMASMRAVAQSVGRVIDSDNPRLDARLPDGSRIAVVIPPMAKAGVTVAIRKFSEEKLGLKDLINFGSLSPDGARFLDCCMYMGKNTLVSGGTGSGKTTMLNVLGGRMPKTQRLLIIEDAAELQIKAEHVVQFETRKPNKERGIKEVTIRDLMESALRLRPDRIIVGEVRGPEALDLLNAMGTGHEGSMGTVHANSPVDACTRLETLCLMGETKIPPDAIRKMVGSALQLIVQCSRYHDGGRRTSHISEVLGVDEHGRYVVRDIFRWVQTGKDENGKFIGEMVPTGYVPTFFEEFVANKLPFPRANFKPPEWALPMLKKAS, from the coding sequence ATGAGTAGCGTTTTTCAGGACGCAATTTCGACCCTCTTAGCACCAATCGGCGATTTGCTGAAAGATCCTTCTATTTCAGAAGTCATGATCAACGGTCCCTTCGATATTTTCATTGAACGTAAAGGTCTCGTTTACCGAGTTCCAAATAAATTTCCAGATGACGAATCTTTGATGGCCTCGATGCGAGCAGTTGCTCAGTCGGTAGGTCGTGTGATTGATTCAGATAATCCTCGTCTGGATGCTCGTCTGCCGGACGGTTCACGTATTGCCGTAGTGATTCCACCAATGGCCAAGGCCGGTGTGACAGTTGCGATTCGTAAATTCTCAGAGGAGAAATTAGGTCTGAAGGATCTAATTAACTTCGGTTCGCTTTCACCAGATGGCGCGCGTTTTCTCGATTGCTGCATGTATATGGGTAAGAACACTCTCGTGAGTGGTGGTACCGGTTCAGGTAAGACCACCATGCTGAACGTTCTTGGTGGCCGCATGCCAAAAACTCAGCGCCTTCTTATCATTGAAGATGCGGCCGAACTTCAAATTAAAGCTGAGCACGTGGTTCAATTTGAAACACGTAAGCCAAATAAAGAGCGTGGGATCAAAGAAGTGACCATCAGAGATTTGATGGAATCAGCACTCCGTCTTCGTCCAGATAGAATTATCGTGGGGGAGGTTCGTGGTCCTGAGGCACTTGATCTTCTAAATGCCATGGGTACCGGTCACGAAGGTTCAATGGGTACGGTTCACGCCAACTCACCGGTCGATGCTTGTACTCGTCTAGAGACTTTGTGTCTGATGGGTGAAACGAAAATTCCACCTGATGCTATTCGTAAAATGGTCGGAAGTGCTCTGCAATTAATCGTTCAATGTAGCCGTTACCATGATGGTGGTCGTCGTACTTCTCATATCTCAGAAGTTCTGGGTGTGGATGAGCACGGTCGTTATGTGGTGCGAGATATTTTTCGCTGGGTGCAAACTGGTAAGGATGAGAACGGTAAGTTCATCGGAGAAATGGTTCCGACGGGTTACGTTCCAACATTCTTTGAAGAGTTTGTGGCCAATAAACTTCCATTCCCAAGAGCAAACTTTAAGCCGCCTGAATGGGCCCTTCCAATGCTTAAGAAAGCATCTTAA